A stretch of the Armatimonadota bacterium genome encodes the following:
- a CDS encoding PaaI family thioesterase, with protein MSEVRLEVNNRCFGCGADNARGLRMQIERRGDEWMSRLTVPEHFQGWAEIAHGGFLCAVMDEVMGWAARGGAGDAVTARLDARFLQPVAVGREIAVRGRMTQRRGRVVRARAQVELEDGTVAAKATGVFVIMADGGD; from the coding sequence ATGTCTGAAGTGCGGCTCGAGGTCAACAACCGCTGCTTCGGCTGCGGCGCGGACAATGCACGCGGCCTGCGGATGCAGATCGAGCGTCGCGGCGACGAATGGATGTCGCGGTTGACGGTGCCCGAGCACTTCCAGGGCTGGGCCGAGATCGCGCACGGCGGATTCCTGTGCGCCGTCATGGATGAGGTCATGGGCTGGGCCGCCCGCGGAGGCGCGGGCGATGCGGTTACCGCGCGCCTCGACGCGCGCTTTCTGCAACCGGTGGCGGTCGGCCGGGAGATCGCGGTGCGCGGGCGCATGACGCAGCGCCGCGGCCGCGTGGTGCGCGCGCGGGCGCAGGTCGAGCTCGAGGACGGCACGGTGGCGGCGAAGGCCACCGGCGTGTTCGTCATCATGGCCGACGGCGGCGACTGA